The following are encoded in a window of Haemorhous mexicanus isolate bHaeMex1 chromosome 7, bHaeMex1.pri, whole genome shotgun sequence genomic DNA:
- the PWWP2B gene encoding PWWP domain-containing protein 2B, with protein MAEPGAAAGDAAGAPPPRVGSWVPVLVEQMVNDTLVVTLSCGERRFTGVLLDCSKRSGLFCLPSSFPKHEDPPAAACAPGAAEGGGAAQGEPEPRPAEGSAEEPLPPLLPAPGSLPPFPPYFEGAPFPRPLWLRHTYNQWVPQPPPRTVKRTRRRLSRNRDPGRLIMSTIRLRPRQVLCEKCKNTLNPEDANAPRQNAKTRRKLSIQDKEQKKHGDSDYMEKRNKREKREDDKFSGELVHRTPVIKISYSTPQGKGEVVKIPSRVHGSVKPFCPEPALQNGAGDQEENGDSERCRQTKCLMDKSAGSQLASIPKLKLTRPVHSSVDVPPPKIRLKPHRINDGQSVSIYKAELIDEINVLQNSRESNPGAFYNDESTDRSLAEMSSGSSGEDDDFKRFPQGKDGHDNLAFLMNYRKRKADSSSLSVCSNDSLDESKSSSSEVTSPELCDFLPGDDASVSSSSKDERKIVPPLTVRLHTQSVSKCVTEDGRTVSVGDIVWGKIHGFPWWPARVLDINLSQKENGEPSWREAKVSWFGSPTTSFLSVSKLSPFSEFFKLRFNRKKKGMYRKAITEAAKAVKHLTPEIRDLLTQFET; from the coding sequence GTCTGGATTGTTCTGTCTGCCCTCCTCCTTCCCGAAGCACGAGGacccccccgccgccgcctgcGCTCCCGGAGCCGCTGAGGGCGGGGGTGCCGCGCAGGGCGAGCCGGAGCCGCGGCCCGCCGAGGGCAGCGCCGAGGagccgctgccgccgctgctgccggcGCCGGGCAGCCTCCCGCCCTTCCCGCCCTACTTCGAGGGAGCCCCGTTCCCCCGGCCCCTGTGGCTGCGGCACACCTACAACCAGTGGgtcccgcagccgccgccgcggACTGTAAAGAGGACGAGGAGGCGCTTGTCGCGCAACAGGGACCCGGGCAGGCTCATCATGAGCACCATCAGGCTGCGGCCCAGGCAGGTGCTCTGCGAGAAGTGCAAGAACACGCTGAACCCCGAGGACGCGAACGCGCCGCGGCAGAACGCCAAGACCAGGAGGAAGCTGAGCATTCAGGACAAGGAGCAGAAAAAGCACGGCGACTCTGACTacatggagaaaagaaacaaaagagagaagagagaggatgaCAAGTTTTCTGGGGAACTGGTGCATCGAACGCCAGTTATAAAAATATCCTACAGTACCCCGCAAGGGAAAGGTGAAGTGGTAAAAATCCCTTCCCGGGTTCATGGCTCAGTCAAACCCTTCTGTCCGGAGCCAGCGTTGCAGAACGGAGCCGGGGACCAAGAGGAGAACGGGGACTCTGAACGGTGTCGACAAACCAAATGTTTAATGGACAAGTCAGCAGGCAGCCAGCTTGCTTCCATTCCAAAACTGAAGCTCACACGGCCAGTGCATTCCAGCGTGGATGTCCCACCCCCAAAGATACGGCTGAAGCCCCATCGCATCAACGATGGTCAGAGTGTTTCAATCTATAAGGCAGAACTGATTGATGAAATCAATGTCCTCCAGAACAGCAGGGAGTCCAATCCCGGAGCGTTTTACAATGATGAGTCCACTGACAGAAGTTTAGCTGAGATGTCTTCAGGCAGTTCAGGTGAAGATGATGACTTCAAAAGGTTTCCCCAGGGTAAAGATGGACATGATAACTTGGCTTTCCTCATGAATTACCgtaaaagaaaagcagattcTTCTAGTTTATCGGTGTGTAGCAATGACAGTCTAGATGAATCCAAGTCTTCTAGTTCAGAAGTGACATCACCAGAACTGTGTGACTTTTTGCCTGGTGATGATGCCTCTGTCTCTTCATCTTCAAAAGATGAGCGTAAAATTGTGCCACCACTGACAGTTAGACTGCACACCCAGAGTGTGTCTAAATGTGTTACAGAAGATGGAAGGACTGTTTCAGTGGGGGATATTGTCTGGGGTAAAATTCACGGGTTTCCGTGGTGGCCAGCACGTGTTCTTGACATAAACCTCAGCCAGAAGGAAAACGGGGAACCCTCGTGGCGAGAAGCTAAAGTGTCATGGTTTGGTTCTCCGACGACCTCGTTCTTGTCTGTTTCAAAACTCTCTCCTTTCTCGGAGTTTTTCAAACTGAGGTTTAATCGCAAGAAGAAGGGCATGTACCGGAAAGCCATCACGGAAGCTGCAAAGGCAGTCAAGCACCTGACTCCAGAAATACGAGATCTCTTAACACAGTTTGAGACATAA